In Dehalococcoidia bacterium, one DNA window encodes the following:
- the mce gene encoding methylmalonyl-CoA epimerase, whose protein sequence is MALVKGIAHLGIAVRDLDKALVFYRDALGLPIMKTADLREQGVRAALLRLGDSGIELLEPRAGSALERFLERRGEGLHHLALESEDIAGALAQLREKEAPLIDQEPRRGLNGLVAFVHPSALHGVLVEMEQPEHED, encoded by the coding sequence ATGGCGCTTGTTAAAGGAATCGCCCACCTGGGGATCGCCGTCAGGGACCTCGACAAGGCGCTGGTCTTCTATCGCGACGCGCTCGGCCTGCCGATCATGAAGACAGCGGACCTGCGCGAGCAAGGCGTGAGAGCCGCGCTTCTACGCCTCGGCGACAGCGGTATCGAGCTGCTGGAGCCTCGAGCGGGGAGCGCGCTGGAGCGCTTTCTGGAGCGTCGCGGCGAAGGGCTGCACCACCTCGCCCTCGAGAGCGAGGACATCGCGGGCGCTCTCGCGCAGCTAAGGGAGAAGGAGGCTCCGCTGATCGATCAGGAGCCGCGCCGGGGACTGAACGGCCTCGTCGCTTTCGTCCACCCGTCCGCCCTGCACGGCGTGCTGGTGGAGATGGAGCAGCCGGAACATGAAGATTAA
- a CDS encoding cobalamin B12-binding domain-containing protein: MDQGHKIRVLIAKPGLDGHDRGAKVVARALRDAGMEVVYTGIRQTPEMIAEAALQEDVDVLGLSVLSGAHVELFPRILDELRSRGIDDLLLMAGGIIPDEDVPALKAMGFRAVFGPGADTRDIVRFVQENARGGSRG, encoded by the coding sequence ATGGACCAGGGACACAAGATCCGCGTGCTCATCGCCAAGCCGGGGCTCGACGGCCACGACCGCGGCGCGAAGGTGGTGGCGCGGGCCCTGCGCGACGCCGGCATGGAGGTGGTCTACACCGGCATCCGGCAGACCCCGGAAATGATCGCCGAGGCCGCCCTCCAGGAGGACGTGGACGTGCTCGGCCTCTCCGTCCTCTCCGGGGCGCACGTCGAGCTTTTCCCGCGCATCCTCGATGAACTGCGGAGCCGGGGCATCGACGACCTCCTGCTGATGGCCGGCGGGATCATTCCCGATGAGGACGTTCCCGCTCTGAAAGCGATGGGCTTTCGCGCCGTATTCGGCCCCGGCGCAGATACGCGGGATATCGTCCGTTTCGTGCAGGAGAACGCGCGTGGCGGCAGCCGCGGCTAG
- the meaB gene encoding methylmalonyl Co-A mutase-associated GTPase MeaB produces the protein MAAAAASASPVGDLTDRLLAGDRRALARVLTLIEDGTPEGREALRILYSRTGRAHTIGVTGAPGSGKSTLVYALTLELRARGRSVGIVAVDPSSAFSRGAVLGDRIRMQELASDREVFIRSMATRGFPGGIAATTPGVVAALDASGKDVVIVETVGAGQDEVDIASAAQTTVVVNTPSAGDDVQAMKAGLLEAADVLIVNKADLPGADALAAQLSAALATAPGAAVPVLQTVATTSEGVSALADAVEAHRRRLEHSGELERCRLEQARNQVLALLRHRLLDDLLRSPETAKSLERLIGEVACRQTDPYTAVDRLISGS, from the coding sequence GTGGCGGCAGCCGCGGCTAGCGCCTCCCCTGTCGGCGACCTGACGGATCGCCTCCTTGCCGGCGACAGGCGCGCCCTCGCCCGCGTGCTCACCCTCATCGAAGACGGCACGCCGGAGGGACGCGAGGCGCTGCGAATCCTCTATTCCCGCACCGGCCGGGCGCACACCATCGGCGTGACGGGCGCCCCCGGCTCAGGAAAGAGCACCCTTGTCTACGCCCTCACTCTCGAGCTTCGCGCGCGGGGCCGCAGCGTCGGCATCGTCGCCGTCGACCCGTCGAGCGCCTTCAGCCGCGGCGCCGTCCTCGGCGACCGCATCCGGATGCAGGAGCTGGCATCCGACCGCGAGGTGTTTATCCGCAGCATGGCCACGCGCGGCTTCCCCGGCGGGATTGCCGCCACCACTCCCGGCGTCGTCGCCGCCCTCGACGCGTCGGGGAAGGACGTCGTCATCGTCGAGACCGTGGGCGCGGGCCAGGACGAGGTCGATATCGCCTCGGCAGCGCAGACGACGGTCGTCGTCAACACGCCCTCCGCCGGCGACGACGTGCAGGCGATGAAGGCGGGTCTGCTGGAGGCCGCCGATGTCCTCATCGTCAATAAGGCGGACCTGCCCGGCGCGGATGCCCTTGCGGCCCAGCTCAGCGCGGCGCTCGCCACGGCGCCCGGCGCGGCTGTGCCGGTCCTCCAGACGGTCGCCACGACTTCCGAAGGCGTTTCCGCCCTCGCCGACGCGGTGGAGGCGCACCGGCGGCGCCTGGAGCATTCGGGCGAGCTTGAGCGCTGCCGCCTCGAGCAGGCGCGCAACCAGGTGCTGGCGCTGCTCCGTCACCGCCTGCTGGACGATCTTCTTCGCTCGCCGGAAACCGCGAAGTCGCTTGAGCGGCTGATAGGGGAGGTCGCCTGCCGGCAGACCGACCCCTACACCGCAGTCGACCGGCTCATCAGCGGCAGCTAG
- a CDS encoding response regulator transcription factor, giving the protein MRRIRVQIADSADLARQGLGGLVSAEPDMELTAACKTVDETIARAVFLPPDVVVLGYGFSRLDRMEAIRGIRRRNASLPVLVLTDRADLDECWAALRAGAQGYLGADTRGSGLLQAIRVITSSGNVIDRHVTSQLFACVSAPQSSAPVGPAGSVLERLTARERDVLGLMAQGRGNKEIGALLGISAGTAKTHIRHIFRKLQVSDRTRAVLIALDIDPRRTLSVA; this is encoded by the coding sequence ATGAGAAGGATCAGGGTGCAGATTGCCGATTCCGCCGACCTGGCCCGGCAGGGTCTCGGCGGACTCGTATCCGCGGAGCCGGATATGGAGCTGACCGCGGCATGCAAAACGGTCGACGAGACCATCGCCAGGGCCGTGTTCCTTCCTCCCGATGTCGTCGTGCTCGGGTACGGCTTCTCTAGGCTTGACCGCATGGAAGCCATTCGAGGCATCAGGAGACGGAACGCATCGCTGCCCGTCCTCGTGCTTACCGACCGCGCAGACCTGGACGAGTGTTGGGCGGCGCTGAGAGCCGGCGCCCAGGGGTATCTGGGGGCGGACACCCGCGGGTCGGGCCTCTTGCAGGCCATTCGTGTCATCACTTCCAGCGGGAACGTCATCGACCGTCATGTCACCTCACAGCTCTTTGCCTGCGTCAGTGCGCCGCAGTCGAGCGCGCCCGTTGGCCCGGCGGGCAGCGTCCTCGAGCGCCTGACGGCAAGAGAGCGCGACGTCCTTGGCCTGATGGCGCAGGGCCGGGGAAACAAGGAGATTGGGGCGCTTCTGGGCATCAGCGCCGGTACGGCAAAGACTCACATCCGCCACATCTTTCGGAAGCTGCAGGTCTCCGATCGGACGCGGGCAGTGCTGATCGCCCTCGATATCGACCCGAGACGCACGCTTTCCGTCGCCTGA
- a CDS encoding MFS transporter: MRIYYGWWIVGVMATVMFVTTGTFFYGFSTLVDPLSDEFGWSRAVIGGAFSLRSEMGGLEAPVVGYLIDRLGSRILLIAGIILVGIGFILLSRINAIWGLYLSVAVIAVGMGATSGPVAYTAIAHWFVKKRGRATALVTLGGGASGVMVMVLAALIAAFGWRSALLTVGIAQIVIGVPLALLVRQQPEDMGLLPDGEPPSEAVAAPAPGTDSAEGETALERARVTEETASIHRQGLTMTQALRNRTFWLLGISMALISLGSMGIVVHQVAYLKESIGFSSETAAQIATAMTVLSLFGRLGFGYLADFIDKKKLLAAAYALMALGILAIATIQTQWQVIFYLALFSPGWGASIAVRPVLQAELFGLRAFAGIQGLMFTISSIGSVSGPIFVGAMYDVVGDYRPAFLITAVAALVAVPAIILTPMPRAVEARAPLAVAEAEAEP, from the coding sequence ATGCGTATCTACTACGGGTGGTGGATAGTCGGCGTCATGGCCACGGTCATGTTCGTCACTACCGGCACCTTTTTCTACGGCTTCTCAACTCTCGTGGACCCCCTCAGCGACGAGTTCGGGTGGAGCCGCGCGGTCATAGGCGGGGCCTTCTCGCTGCGCTCCGAGATGGGCGGCCTGGAAGCGCCGGTCGTCGGCTACCTGATCGATCGGCTGGGCTCGCGCATCCTGCTCATCGCCGGCATCATCCTCGTCGGCATCGGCTTCATCCTTCTTAGCCGCATCAACGCCATCTGGGGTCTCTACCTTTCGGTGGCGGTCATCGCCGTTGGAATGGGCGCCACGAGCGGCCCCGTCGCCTACACAGCGATCGCCCACTGGTTCGTGAAGAAGCGCGGCCGGGCGACAGCGCTGGTTACTCTGGGCGGCGGCGCCAGCGGCGTCATGGTGATGGTGCTTGCCGCCCTGATAGCCGCTTTCGGTTGGAGAAGCGCTCTTCTTACGGTGGGGATCGCCCAGATCGTCATTGGGGTGCCGCTGGCGTTGCTCGTGCGGCAGCAGCCGGAGGACATGGGGCTCCTGCCCGACGGCGAGCCGCCGTCCGAGGCAGTCGCCGCGCCTGCTCCCGGAACGGACTCGGCCGAAGGCGAAACGGCGCTCGAACGCGCACGTGTGACTGAGGAGACCGCCTCGATCCATCGGCAGGGCCTGACGATGACGCAGGCGCTGCGGAACCGCACCTTCTGGCTGCTGGGCATCTCGATGGCGCTGATCAGCCTCGGCAGCATGGGCATCGTCGTCCACCAGGTCGCGTATCTCAAGGAGTCGATCGGCTTTTCCTCCGAGACCGCCGCCCAGATCGCCACCGCCATGACGGTGCTCAGCCTCTTCGGCAGGCTCGGCTTCGGCTATCTTGCCGATTTCATAGACAAGAAGAAGCTGCTCGCCGCCGCCTACGCGCTCATGGCTCTCGGCATCCTTGCCATCGCTACCATTCAGACGCAGTGGCAGGTGATCTTCTATCTCGCGCTGTTCAGCCCCGGCTGGGGCGCCTCGATCGCTGTCAGGCCCGTGCTTCAGGCTGAGCTTTTCGGCCTGCGCGCCTTTGCGGGGATACAGGGCCTCATGTTTACCATATCGAGCATAGGCAGCGTGAGCGGCCCCATCTTCGTCGGCGCGATGTACGACGTTGTCGGCGACTACAGGCCGGCATTCCTCATAACTGCGGTGGCCGCCCTGGTTGCCGTTCCGGCGATAATCCTCACGCCGATGCCCAGGGCCGTCGAAGCGAGGGCGCCGCTCGCCGTCGCCGAGGCGGAAGCGGAACCCTAG
- a CDS encoding metal-dependent transcriptional regulator — protein MAPDLIEERPEEYLKIIGLAAEHREDATTSYLAKRLGVSMPSITEMLHRLASKGLVHYRPRGAVRLTPDGQRVANSLIRRHRLWEGFLVQFLGFSWDEVHEEAGRLEHVTSPALEERLAEFLGDLASCPHGHTIPGRREKTGAIRPLSEFESPGAARVARIQDETSDFLRRLDRLEIRPGCVMEVQDVSAEDGSVWVRVSGRLKEIAPDLASSVMVEKIEDGESD, from the coding sequence ATGGCGCCTGATCTGATTGAAGAGCGGCCTGAGGAATACCTCAAGATAATCGGCCTGGCGGCGGAGCACCGCGAGGACGCCACGACCTCGTACCTCGCGAAGCGGCTCGGCGTCTCCATGCCTTCCATCACCGAGATGCTCCATCGCCTCGCCTCGAAAGGGCTCGTCCACTACCGCCCGCGGGGCGCCGTCCGGCTGACCCCGGACGGTCAGCGGGTGGCGAACTCGCTCATTCGGCGGCACCGGCTGTGGGAAGGCTTCCTCGTGCAATTCCTGGGCTTTAGCTGGGACGAGGTGCACGAGGAGGCCGGCCGGCTGGAGCACGTCACCTCCCCGGCGCTGGAGGAACGGCTTGCCGAGTTTCTGGGCGATCTGGCCTCCTGCCCCCACGGGCACACGATACCCGGCCGGCGGGAGAAGACGGGGGCGATCCGCCCGTTGAGCGAATTCGAATCGCCGGGGGCCGCGAGGGTCGCCCGCATTCAGGACGAGACGTCCGATTTCCTGCGCCGGCTGGACCGGCTCGAGATCAGGCCGGGCTGTGTGATGGAGGTGCAGGATGTGAGCGCCGAGGACGGCTCGGTCTGGGTCCGCGTCAGCGGACGGCTCAAGGAGATCGCCCCCGACCTGGCGTCGAGCGTAATGGTCGAGAAGATTGAAGATGGTGAATCGGATTAG
- a CDS encoding FeoA family protein, translating into MVDSRDTVVPLGALLPGQRGTIVNLSGGRAFVSRCLALGCTPGTRVRMERNNGRGPVIVVVRGARLALGRGEAMRVQVTR; encoded by the coding sequence ATGGTGGACTCAAGAGATACAGTCGTACCCCTGGGTGCGCTGCTTCCCGGACAAAGAGGGACAATTGTCAATCTTTCCGGCGGCAGGGCCTTTGTCTCCCGCTGTCTGGCGCTGGGTTGCACGCCGGGCACGCGGGTAAGAATGGAGCGGAACAACGGCCGTGGGCCGGTGATCGTAGTCGTGCGGGGAGCGCGCCTGGCCCTGGGACGCGGCGAGGCGATGCGCGTCCAGGTGACGAGATAG
- the feoB gene encoding ferrous iron transport protein B: MSEKERSQSRGRRRALGGLALLGLLGLARRRRDHRRDDHPDEDWRAPAGHKERRSGHGIRSRLEGHETRRGRPLTVALAGAPNTGKSTVFNALTGLRQHVGNWPGKTVERKTGICQRDGTLFSIVDLPGSYGLTAHSLEEEIARDFLAKERPDVVVAVVDASSLERNLYLVCELLQLGVPMVVALNMMDVARSNGLEVDSEALERTLGVPVVPMVARNGQGVSQLLEAIAAAPGAAKKADAAGPGLDPATERLVTDLDALLPPELRLSYPRRWALVKLLEGDPAMRKTLKKTGPRDVWEQVEGILQQHEQAVLEIAGGRYDWAAKTYQRAVGRPSGERVSPGEWADRLLTHPLGGVIAFVAMVFVIYWLMFSVAAPVQGWLDENVVARTAGGLEDALSGWPDWTVSLLADGVISGVGLVLTFIPILAVLFLALAVLEDVGYMARAAFVMDRFMHIIGLRGKSFLPLFIGWGCNVPAITGSRIIESPSARLTTILIAPLVPCAARMVVIALFTAAFFRGAAALVSWSMVMVNLAVLALAALFISRFVFRGQESSFIMELPRYHTPNVRTVLLAAWERVRRFVTLAGTVILFMSVVVWAFSNFPSDDIADSALGYVGRGLEPLGGLMGLDWRMMVALLTSFVAKEQTIATLGVILGTGENGGAALETSLTDIMVPAAAVSFIALQMLFIPCVAAVAAIRQETRSWRWTGAAVGYMLVVSFVVATIIYQSARLLGVGV, translated from the coding sequence ATGAGCGAAAAGGAGCGGAGCCAGAGCCGCGGCCGGCGCCGCGCGCTCGGCGGACTGGCGTTGCTCGGTTTGCTAGGGCTGGCCCGGCGCCGCCGTGACCATCGCCGCGACGACCATCCTGACGAAGACTGGCGCGCGCCTGCCGGCCATAAGGAGCGTCGCTCGGGCCACGGAATCCGGAGCCGTCTCGAGGGCCACGAGACCAGGCGCGGCCGGCCGCTGACGGTTGCCCTCGCTGGGGCGCCCAACACGGGCAAGAGCACCGTCTTCAATGCCCTGACCGGCCTGCGACAGCACGTGGGCAACTGGCCGGGAAAGACGGTGGAGCGGAAGACGGGAATATGCCAGCGCGACGGCACCCTCTTCTCTATCGTTGACTTGCCCGGCAGCTACGGTCTCACGGCGCACTCTCTGGAGGAGGAGATAGCCCGCGACTTCCTCGCCAAGGAGAGGCCGGACGTGGTCGTGGCCGTTGTCGACGCCTCGAGCCTCGAGCGCAATCTCTACCTGGTCTGCGAGCTGCTTCAGCTTGGCGTGCCCATGGTCGTGGCCCTCAACATGATGGATGTTGCCCGCAGTAACGGCCTCGAAGTAGACAGCGAGGCGCTGGAGCGGACGCTGGGGGTACCCGTCGTGCCCATGGTGGCGCGAAACGGCCAGGGGGTATCGCAACTGCTGGAGGCGATAGCGGCCGCCCCCGGAGCGGCGAAGAAGGCCGACGCTGCCGGCCCGGGACTGGACCCGGCAACCGAACGACTGGTGACCGACCTCGACGCTCTGCTTCCGCCTGAACTCCGTCTCTCCTATCCGCGCCGCTGGGCCCTCGTAAAATTGCTCGAGGGCGACCCGGCGATGAGGAAGACGTTGAAGAAGACCGGCCCGCGTGACGTATGGGAACAGGTTGAAGGCATCCTCCAGCAGCACGAGCAGGCCGTCCTTGAGATAGCCGGCGGTCGCTATGACTGGGCCGCCAAGACCTACCAGCGGGCAGTGGGGCGGCCCTCGGGAGAGCGCGTCTCCCCCGGGGAGTGGGCGGACCGTCTCCTTACCCATCCTCTGGGCGGGGTCATTGCCTTCGTGGCCATGGTCTTCGTCATCTATTGGCTCATGTTCAGCGTGGCCGCGCCCGTGCAGGGCTGGCTGGATGAGAATGTAGTGGCCAGGACCGCCGGCGGGCTGGAAGACGCTCTCAGCGGCTGGCCGGACTGGACGGTGAGCCTTCTCGCCGACGGCGTTATCAGCGGTGTCGGCCTGGTGCTGACGTTCATTCCCATTTTGGCGGTGCTGTTCCTCGCCCTGGCCGTCCTCGAGGACGTCGGATACATGGCGCGGGCGGCGTTCGTCATGGACCGGTTCATGCACATTATAGGTCTGAGAGGCAAATCGTTTTTGCCCCTTTTCATCGGCTGGGGATGTAACGTGCCGGCGATCACGGGCAGCCGCATTATCGAGTCGCCGTCGGCCCGTCTGACGACCATCCTGATAGCGCCGCTGGTTCCCTGCGCCGCGCGCATGGTGGTGATAGCGCTGTTCACGGCCGCCTTCTTCCGCGGCGCAGCGGCCCTGGTCTCGTGGAGCATGGTGATGGTCAACCTGGCGGTCCTGGCCCTCGCGGCCCTGTTCATCAGCCGCTTTGTTTTCCGGGGGCAGGAGTCCTCCTTCATCATGGAGCTTCCACGTTACCACACGCCGAACGTGAGGACGGTCCTCCTGGCGGCGTGGGAGCGCGTGCGGCGGTTCGTGACGCTTGCGGGGACGGTCATCCTGTTCATGTCCGTCGTCGTGTGGGCCTTCTCAAACTTCCCCAGCGACGACATCGCGGACAGCGCCCTGGGGTACGTCGGCCGCGGCCTGGAGCCTCTCGGCGGGCTGATGGGGCTCGACTGGCGGATGATGGTGGCGCTGCTCACGAGCTTTGTCGCCAAGGAGCAGACGATCGCCACCCTGGGGGTGATACTCGGCACGGGCGAGAATGGCGGTGCAGCGCTGGAGACCAGCCTGACCGACATCATGGTGCCGGCGGCTGCGGTGTCTTTCATCGCCCTGCAGATGCTGTTCATACCGTGTGTCGCTGCGGTGGCGGCGATCCGCCAGGAGACGCGGAGTTGGCGCTGGACGGGCGCCGCCGTGGGCTACATGCTGGTGGTCTCTTTCGTGGTGGCGACGATTATTTACCAGTCTGCCCGGCTACTGGGCGTGGGGGTGTAG
- a CDS encoding FeoC-like transcriptional regulator: MLKKALDLIAKGRASSLDELAAELELPSLLAEQLVERLVENGYLTEVDAGEALKSGCAGCSLRSWCEGRTSSRLWEVTPKGMAAVAESGPAR; encoded by the coding sequence ATGCTGAAGAAGGCGCTTGATCTCATCGCCAAAGGGCGCGCCTCGTCGCTCGACGAGCTGGCGGCGGAGCTGGAGTTGCCGTCGCTCCTGGCGGAGCAACTGGTGGAACGTCTGGTAGAAAACGGCTACCTCACGGAAGTCGACGCCGGCGAGGCGCTGAAGTCGGGCTGCGCCGGCTGCTCGCTGCGGTCCTGGTGCGAAGGGAGGACGAGCAGCCGGCTCTGGGAAGTGACGCCGAAAGGCATGGCCGCCGTAGCTGAATCCGGCCCCGCCCGCTGA